DNA from Macadamia integrifolia cultivar HAES 741 chromosome 12, SCU_Mint_v3, whole genome shotgun sequence:
TAAAAACTTCAATCTTATATCAAATTCGATGTGCAATGAGGCACTGAACGGGCAAGgttttaactacataactacataatagtagtaaaatattgaataggctgttggacaacctctatggtcctttctttttccctaagaTTAAACTCATCTTGTTTTGTCTACATGAAACTCATTATTTTGGTAAGTCATATACGGTTTAGATGGGTCTATTTTGATGGTGTAACAATTTGATTTTGACGGTGttaattcagtttgaaaccactggttaaacggttaaaaccaaatcaaaccgttTAATTAATTGGTCTGAAAATTGAAACCAGAACCGAATCATTTACTAAGCAATTTCACGGTTTaagtttaaacggtttcagtttcaaattcacatccttactagagagtgatcccactcttGGGGAGGAATAGGACACGCATCCCTAGATCATCTTTCTCTAGGCtttatggagaggaatcctatcctcAACGgcctaagtttgaaaattctaatCAAATGGATGGTGGAgaagttggggggggggtggacaGTGCGACAATACATTTATACTTCATGTTATTAAAGTATAAGCATGcatatttatttgtttcattcACAACATGGAGATGTTTAGTAGATGCTCTTCCAACAAAGGACCATCTCATCCAAAAGAGGATGAATATTAACCCTCAATGCATTTTCTGTTGGGTAGGTATGGAAAGTAGAAATCGTTTATTCTTTGAATGCCAGTTTACTTATGTTTTATGGGGAAATTTATCTTTATTATGCATTCAAAATGGGATAAAATCAGATAGTGTCATAGAAATTACATTGTGGgtgaaaaatgaattttatgaAAGTGATCCTTTAAAAGTAGTGGGGAGGTTAGCTTTCTGTGCCACAGTACAACATATTtggcaagaaagaaattttaggatcttcaaataaaaaaatcgaaCCACTTCACAGATTATTGATGCAATAATTTCAGAAGTTAAGTTGAAATGTTCATTTTTGAGATTTATGGATGAATGCAATCCTAGGAACCAATTCGTAGTAACAACTTAGGGAATCAAAATCTTGGAACATAGTGATTCTCAGAGCCTATTGCTAGTTTCAACCACTAGAGAACACGGTAGCATTGCATTGTGATGGTTCCCTTACACATGATAGTGCATCATATGGAGGGTTGATCAGAGATAGGGTGGGGGTACCTATTATGGCTTTCGCGGGTATATGAAAAAATGCAAGTATTTTGTATTTGGAATTACAGACTATATTTAGAGGAGTCACCCTTTATGTTAAAAAGAATATCATGGAGGTGTCCATTCGACCTGATTCAAAACTGACTATTGATATTTTAAATGGTGTGATAGAAGGATCTTGGCAACCTAGAGTTAttaaaagtgagattttgaATAGGTCAAAATCACTAGCAATGAAGGAGTTCAAGCATATTTGGAGGGAGATAAATAAACTAGCTGATTTTATGTCAACATATGCAACAGGCCAAGGAGAGACTATTATTCAAGCTCAAGATTTTCCAGATGAACTGAATAATTTGATAAGAGATGATTCAGAGTTTAAAGTCTACTATAGATTGtaatctttgattttgatttcccATTGTAATACAGGGCCTCTCCTGCTTGGTTTTAAGGggtttattttcccttttattttttttttatatatccaTGAAAGGagattaagggcccgtttgataacgtttctgtcgtttttgtttcaagaaatgacagaaacataaattttcgtttctagaaacagaaacggaattgaaggtgtttgataagtcatgtttttagaagtcgatagtaaccaatgaaagaatgaccacaagtcgtttctagaaacggcgaaacaagttgaacttgtttcgccggggttgtttcttgaaccataaataagtaaaaatttctatttctatttctgaaaataagtgaaacagaacagttttatcaaacgctttttactccgctTCTAATgtttctgaaaatagaaacggtagaaacgcatttcttaaaacgttatcaaacgggccctaagactGCCTTActctgtaaattttttttttcttaatacatactgataagttataaaaaataaaaaacctttaTATCGTACGAAAATTCAATCATTAACACCTAATACGGGAAATATGATAAAACCGCCAAAAACCGCCAATGAGAGGGCCTCAAGCAACGATGAGATGAAATGATGAGTTACGATTTTAGATTTTTTGTCGGGGCTTCTCTCTCGCTCGGGGCGAGAAAGAAGAGGTCAGCTGAGGGGGAACGAGAGAAAGAGCGGGGgagtcaagagtcaagactcaagactcgagggaaggagagaaagaggcgAAGCAGCCTCGATTAATCTTCGTCCATCAAGAATTTTTTCTCTGAAAAACGAAGATATTCTTCCATCTACATTTCCTGTGCAAGGTTGAGGTTATATAATTGACGAATCATTaatgtctctctttctctctcagcAATCAATCTTCTCCTTCTAGCGATCTCTCGGGCGATGTCCCTCGAGGTTAGGTTAcgttaggtttagggtttgtgagATAATTTGTCTTCTGAGCTTGACTCGTAGACGGAGCTTCGTCTTCTCTAGTAAGATTGTTTCCATGGGTTACTAGATGATCATCTTGTAACTTCTGCCGATCACCTCAATTGACGTTGTCAAGTGACCTACCTGAGATGCTGGTTTTGGCAAGGACAAATCCGTTGATTCATCCCCATTTAGACTAccgggttttttattttttattttatttttttattttttttattttttttatttttttaaattgtgatCTCAACGATTAGGATTACGGTTAGGGATTGAAAGGATGGACAATTCAGTCAGCAATTCCGACTCGTACAGGAATTCTTCCGGCAGCAGTAGTAATTTGAGACGATACGGAATGCATTTCTCTGCTGCAAATTTCATCCAGGCGCCTCTGTCGGCTCTGTTGGAATATTCTGGTATTCTTCGTACTCGGTCAAATCATCAGGAAATAGAGGGTTTAATCAATGGAGGAATTAATTCTGGTTTCCGAGACCAAATTCAGAGCCGGCTGGATGATCCTGCTGCAGGGGCAAGTGGCAGCGGTGGGGAGGTTTCCATTAGGATAATTGGTGCTGGAGAACAAGAGCATGTCAGGTTGGGAACAAACCTCCCAAGTTCATCAGCCGTTGGGAGAGAGGCAAATTCTGGTGACACCGGAGTATCCGCTGGCCAGATGGCGGCACCAGCGGCAACTTCATCAGATCGTCAGGGGGATGCTGCCAATGATGGCGGGAGTGCAGAAGGgctttcttcatcatcttcggCTTCAATCTCCGGCGTCGATTTGGGTAATGGTAGCACAGATGGTGAGGGAGGTAATGTTCTGGGCGGAAATACGAGGGATACTTCTTACCATAGATACGATATTCAGCAGGTTGCAAGGTGGATTGAGCAGATTCTCCCCTTCTCTTTGCTCTTATTGGTTGTATTTATCCGGCAGCATTTGCAAGGTAGTTTTCTTCCCCAATCATTCTTTTGAAATATTGTCATGACTGAAATAGAGTCTCCAGTTATGTTTTTTCAGTCCTATGATAGGGTGTCATTGCCTTGGTGGAACCTTCCAGCCTGATAATACCTAAATTTGTCCCAATTGAGACCGTGgttacaaaaaatatatttgtagAAGAACAATGgccatttcctttttttggtagaacaacaATGGTCATTTCAGTAGATAAAGTCGTCTGATGAACCTTTGTTGAGATGGGAAACAACCTTTATTCATTAGATTTAACTTTAGATAGTTTTTTGTGGACCTAGTTGCAGAGGATTTATTAGAGGCAATAAGGGAGAGGTTGtactcttccttttcttttcttctcttttgtttttatcCTTTTCCCCTTCTGATTGACGCATTGAATGCAATATCTTAGAAGTTAGAACCCAGATCAGAGGTTTATCTGGTCTTACATGAATAGTGGAGTAGAATTACATCGAATTACCTCAATTTGAACTAAATCCACCTTGGTGTAGCTGTCTAATTTGTCCATCCATTAATTATTTAAGTCTGCTTTAGTACATGGGCAGGATTTTAGTCCATGTTTTAAAATGTTGGTTTTCTTCCAACACTGTTGCTTGCTCTAGGTATCCATATGAACAAGGGGTTCATTTTCTTACCCACTTATCTTGCTATCTGAATGATGTGTGCAAGCCTCCTTAGAACTATGTCGTTCTGAATGAGTCAATGCCTGTTTCAAAAAATATGGGCAACCCCTGCATTAATGCTTTTATTGCCATGGCCAGTTGTCAACAATCCTTGCAGGCACCGGATTTCCTAGACTACTGCTATCAAAATACAACTTAATGGAACTAGGAGATTAGATCAATTTAAAGAAAGATGCAGTGAAGCCTTGCATCTCTCAAAGATGTCTGGAAAGCTACTTGGGTTTCTTATACTTAAGGAATAGGTCTAGcttgattttcttatttctcttttttccccttgaAGCACTTGATCTTCTTATTCATGTTTCAtgttttcctttctctccttttaGGTAAACAATTGATTATAAGTTCACTATTAAAAAGAAGACCTATATATTTAATAcgggaaaagaatgctacctaatAGTGTTTCGTACGCCCACACACATAGGGAAGTGGAACCAGGCTGTGAAATGACGCCATGCCCCGGCTCCACTTCTCTATGTGTTTGTAGGATTATGGAACACTATCGGGTAGTGTTCTTTAGCCCATTTATTATTTGGGGAGATCCATAGAAACTTTAAGCTAACTGATTTCAGATGATCAGgctgaaaattatttttccttttttttttttcaaaataacaaGGGCTTATTATTTATTGCATTagggaggaggttaggtatgctgCCAGCTTTCTTGGAGCTAGTGGGTCAACCAATGGAACGGCTGGGATGGGAGGGGCATAGGAGATCTTTCCAAGGGGAAGAGGAGAGATAGGCACATATCTGGGTATACCGGCAGCATACCTGGCCTTTTCCCATTACATTATTCAGCAAAGAGTATGTAGCTAGGTGGTCCAGTTGATTATGAGGAAAGTCAATGATGGTAATTATTGCTCAAGTGGTAATACTGATGTTCGCTATGATGGTCATTGTTCGGAAAGAATGACTCTTGTGATACTGTAGAGCTTATGTGGAATAAATTTTCAGCTACAATAAAACACCACCATTCAAAGATTTGATGACTTCTTTAATCCAAGCAAAAAATGTAAGGTCAAGTGAACTGAGCTTTATTTTACCTCCACTACCCTATTGTGCATAGTGGAATTTGAGCAGCCAAACATGGCTAAATGCACATCATTTTTCCAGTTTCTCGGCTTTCTCCTCATGTTCCATGGTCATCTTGGACTATTCTTTTGCTGTTATATTTTTTAATGGACgcaaattatcttttttttttgttcattttggccatgtatttgcttcttagtAGGTAGATATAGCATTGGACCAGGGAGGATAGTGATTCCTCTAGCACATATTTAATTTTCCTTTGGGAACTAATGTTATACAGCTGTCTTTGTGTTTGATTTCTTGGCTCTTATTTGCAGGTTTCTTTGTCACAATCTGGATTGCTGCAGTAATGTTCAAGTCCAATGACATTCTAAGAAAGCAGACAGCTCTAAAGGTGTGTGACGTTCGTTTAATTCTATAATAGTAATGTAGTATCATATTTGAAAGACTAAAAATAGTAGCCAATATATGAGATCtttaaatcaaagaatcaaagttATTAAGGCGGTGAGGCGACCGAGGAGTTTGAGGGTTTTTCAGAGCGCTTTGGAGATAGGGCGGGCATAAGGCGTTGCCTTATTGAATAAAGCGTTActgtgttatttttttatacaaccattctatttgactcaaatcctagttgaatcctactaCTTGATgaagataagtcacttaataagcttattttattgcaaataagccttgggttgggttatgaatgtgttgggcctttgattcttatgagttttctttgtaatgaaccactttaatgggcctaaattatgggtagaaagtagg
Protein-coding regions in this window:
- the LOC122058364 gene encoding RING finger and transmembrane domain-containing protein 2-like isoform X1, coding for MDNSVSNSDSYRNSSGSSSNLRRYGMHFSAANFIQAPLSALLEYSGILRTRSNHQEIEGLINGGINSGFRDQIQSRLDDPAAGASGSGGEVSIRIIGAGEQEHVRLGTNLPSSSAVGREANSGDTGVSAGQMAAPAATSSDRQGDAANDGGSAEGLSSSSSASISGVDLGNGSTDGEGGNVLGGNTRDTSYHRYDIQQVARWIEQILPFSLLLLVVFIRQHLQGFFVTIWIAAVMFKSNDILRKQTALKGERKISVLIGITIVFMLHVVGVYWWFRNEDLLYPLIMLPPKAIPPFWHAIFMIMVNDTMVRQAAMVFKCILLMYYKNSRGRNYRKQGQMLTLVEYLLLLYRALLPTPVWYRFFLNKEYGSLFSSLTTGLYLTFKLTSVVEKVQSFFAALKALSRKEVHYGSYATSDQVNAAGDLCAICQEKMHAPILLRCKHIFCEDCVSEWFERERTCPLCRALVKPADLRSFGDGSTSLFFQLF
- the LOC122058364 gene encoding RING finger and transmembrane domain-containing protein 2-like isoform X2: MDNSVSNSDSYRNSSGSSSNLRRYGMHFSAANFIQAPLSALLEYSGILRTRSNHQEIEGLINGGINSGFRDQIQSRLDDPAAGASGSGGEVSIRIIGAGEQEHVRLGTNLPSSSAVGREANSGDTGVSAGQMAAPAATSSDRQGDAANDGGSAEGLSSSSSASISGVDLGNGSTDGEGGNVLGGNTRDTSYHRYDIQQVARWIEQILPFSLLLLVVFIRQHLQGFFVTIWIAAVMFKSNDILRKQTALKGERKISVLIGITIVFMLHVVGVYWWFRNEDLLYPLIMLPPKAIPPFWHAIFMIMVNDTMVRQAAMVFKCILLMYYKNSRGRNYRKQGQMLTLVEYLLLLYRALLPTPVWYRFFLNKEYGSLFSSLTTGLYLTFKLTSVVEKVQSFFAALKALSRKEVHYGSYATSDQVNAAGDLCAICQEKMHAPILLRCKHIFCEDCVSEWFELCYCAGLYFYCQI